One window of the Equus caballus isolate H_3958 breed thoroughbred chromosome 2, TB-T2T, whole genome shotgun sequence genome contains the following:
- the CXXC4 gene encoding CXXC-type zinc finger protein 4 isoform X2, with amino-acid sequence MNTNVCVEPGPSPEAPGLPKDSHLPEGALNSLVDYNSEMERYRSFASSFYKTGGGAFPQAAKIARITTPIFPGSAAAAAAAARIGMSPWSCDNAATAAAATAMLWGSGGGGGGGAGAGRKSSSAAAAAAAPAASSAGLPAGGGGGGGGGGGAGGGGGRTPVHHRNDSPRLGKAGCAPEPALQMANTNFLSGLAPEHCRPLAGECMNKLKCGAAEAEIMNLPERVGTFSALPALGGLSLPPGVIVMTALPSPAAASAAVTDSAFQIANLADCPQSHSSSSSSSSGGAGGANPAKKKRKRCGVCVPCKRLINCGVCSSCRNRKTGHQICKFRKCEELKKKPGASLEA; translated from the exons ATGAACACCAACGTCTGCGTGGAGCCCGGGCCGAGCCCGGAGGCGCCGGGCCTGCCCAAGGACAGCCACCTGCCCGAGGGGGCCCTCAACAGCCTTGTGGATTACAACTCGGAGATGGAGCGCTACCGCTCCTTCGCCAGCTCCTTCTACAAGACGGGCGGGGGCGCCTTCCCGCAGGCCGCCAAGATCGCGCGCATCACCACCCCCATCTTCCCGggcagcgccgccgccgccgcggccgccgcgcgcATCGGCATGTCCCCCTGGAGCTGCGACaacgcggccaccgccgccgccgccaccgccatGCTCTGGGGcagcgggggcggcgggggcgggggcgcgggcgcgggcagGAAGtcctcctccgccgccgccgccgccgccgcccccgccgcctcctccgcggggctcccggcgggcgggggcggcggcggcggcggcggcggcggcgcggggggcggcggcggccggaCCCCCGTGCACCACCGGAACGACTCCCCGCGGCTGGGCAAGGCGGGCTGCGCGCCCGAGCCGGCGCTGCAGATGGCGAACACGAACTTCCTCTCCGGCCTGGCGCCCGAGCACTGCAGGCCCCTGGCGGGCGAGTGCATGAACAAGCTCAAGTGCGGCGCGGCCGAGGCCGAGATCATGAACCTGCCCGAGCGCGTGGGCACCTTCTCCGCGCTGCCGGCCCTGGGCGGCCTCTCGCTGCCCCCGGGGGTCATCGTCATGACGGCGCTCCCCTCCCCCGCGGCCGCCTCGGCCGCCGTCACGGACAGCGCGTTCCAGATCGCCAACCTGGCGGACTGCCCGCAGAGCCActcgtcgtcgtcgtcgtcgtcgtcggGGGGCGCCGGCGGGGCCAACCCCGCCAAGAAGAAGAGGAAGCGCTGCGGGGTGTGCGTGCCCTGCAAGCGGCTCATCAACTGCGGCgtctgcagcagctgcaggaacCGCAAAACGGGACACCAGATCTGCAAATTCAGGAAATGCGAAGAGCTCAAGAAAAAACCTGGCGCTTCGCTAGAG GCATGA
- the CXXC4 gene encoding CXXC-type zinc finger protein 4 isoform X1, with amino-acid sequence MNTNVCVEPGPSPEAPGLPKDSHLPEGALNSLVDYNSEMERYRSFASSFYKTGGGAFPQAAKIARITTPIFPGSAAAAAAAARIGMSPWSCDNAATAAAATAMLWGSGGGGGGGAGAGRKSSSAAAAAAAPAASSAGLPAGGGGGGGGGGGAGGGGGRTPVHHRNDSPRLGKAGCAPEPALQMANTNFLSGLAPEHCRPLAGECMNKLKCGAAEAEIMNLPERVGTFSALPALGGLSLPPGVIVMTALPSPAAASAAVTDSAFQIANLADCPQSHSSSSSSSSGGAGGANPAKKKRKRCGVCVPCKRLINCGVCSSCRNRKTGHQICKFRKCEELKKKPGASLERTPVPSAEAFRWFF; translated from the exons ATGAACACCAACGTCTGCGTGGAGCCCGGGCCGAGCCCGGAGGCGCCGGGCCTGCCCAAGGACAGCCACCTGCCCGAGGGGGCCCTCAACAGCCTTGTGGATTACAACTCGGAGATGGAGCGCTACCGCTCCTTCGCCAGCTCCTTCTACAAGACGGGCGGGGGCGCCTTCCCGCAGGCCGCCAAGATCGCGCGCATCACCACCCCCATCTTCCCGggcagcgccgccgccgccgcggccgccgcgcgcATCGGCATGTCCCCCTGGAGCTGCGACaacgcggccaccgccgccgccgccaccgccatGCTCTGGGGcagcgggggcggcgggggcgggggcgcgggcgcgggcagGAAGtcctcctccgccgccgccgccgccgccgcccccgccgcctcctccgcggggctcccggcgggcgggggcggcggcggcggcggcggcggcggcgcggggggcggcggcggccggaCCCCCGTGCACCACCGGAACGACTCCCCGCGGCTGGGCAAGGCGGGCTGCGCGCCCGAGCCGGCGCTGCAGATGGCGAACACGAACTTCCTCTCCGGCCTGGCGCCCGAGCACTGCAGGCCCCTGGCGGGCGAGTGCATGAACAAGCTCAAGTGCGGCGCGGCCGAGGCCGAGATCATGAACCTGCCCGAGCGCGTGGGCACCTTCTCCGCGCTGCCGGCCCTGGGCGGCCTCTCGCTGCCCCCGGGGGTCATCGTCATGACGGCGCTCCCCTCCCCCGCGGCCGCCTCGGCCGCCGTCACGGACAGCGCGTTCCAGATCGCCAACCTGGCGGACTGCCCGCAGAGCCActcgtcgtcgtcgtcgtcgtcgtcggGGGGCGCCGGCGGGGCCAACCCCGCCAAGAAGAAGAGGAAGCGCTGCGGGGTGTGCGTGCCCTGCAAGCGGCTCATCAACTGCGGCgtctgcagcagctgcaggaacCGCAAAACGGGACACCAGATCTGCAAATTCAGGAAATGCGAAGAGCTCAAGAAAAAACCTGGCGCTTCGCTAGAG AGAACACCTGTTCCCAGCGCCGAAGCTTTCCGATGGTTCTTTTAA